In one Fusobacterium perfoetens ATCC 29250 genomic region, the following are encoded:
- a CDS encoding dihydroorotate dehydrogenase, translating to MSNKLKVNFLGVEFDNPILTSSGCFGFGLEYKDYFNPNELGGIVLKGLTLEPRTGNMGPRIAETPSGILNCVGLENPGIDVFEKEIIPKLKKEGVTTNLIANINGSTVEQYVEIAKRVNEIEEIALVELNISCPNVKDGGMAFGANPEVAGRTTREVKKVLTKKPLIVKLSPNVTNIVEIAKIVEANGADAISMINTLLGMRIDIKTGKPILGNIMGGMSGPAVRPIAVRMVYQVAQNVNIPIVGMGGINSWEDAIEFIMAGATMVSIGTGIFPNPMLPVEVKEGLEKYVEENNLENLQDIRGIAFRK from the coding sequence ATGAGTAATAAGTTAAAAGTTAACTTTTTAGGAGTTGAATTTGATAATCCAATTCTTACATCTTCTGGATGTTTTGGTTTTGGATTAGAATATAAAGATTATTTTAATCCTAATGAATTAGGTGGAATTGTATTAAAAGGTCTTACTTTAGAACCAAGAACAGGAAATATGGGACCAAGAATAGCTGAAACACCTAGTGGAATTTTAAACTGTGTTGGACTTGAAAATCCTGGAATAGATGTATTTGAAAAAGAGATAATTCCAAAATTAAAAAAAGAAGGAGTTACAACAAATTTAATTGCTAATATAAACGGAAGTACAGTAGAACAATATGTTGAAATAGCAAAAAGAGTAAATGAGATAGAAGAAATAGCTTTAGTTGAATTAAATATTTCTTGTCCAAATGTAAAAGATGGAGGAATGGCTTTTGGAGCTAATCCAGAAGTAGCAGGAAGAACAACTAGAGAAGTTAAAAAAGTTTTAACAAAAAAACCATTAATAGTAAAACTTTCTCCAAATGTAACTAATATAGTAGAAATTGCTAAAATAGTAGAAGCTAACGGAGCTGATGCTATATCAATGATAAATACTCTTTTAGGTATGAGAATAGATATAAAAACAGGAAAACCAATTTTAGGAAATATTATGGGTGGAATGTCTGGACCAGCAGTAAGACCAATAGCTGTAAGAATGGTATATCAAGTGGCTCAAAATGTAAATATTCCTATAGTTGGAATGGGAGGAATAAATTCTTGGGAAGATGCTATAGAATTTATTATGGCTGGAGCAACTATGGTATCTATAGGAACAGGAATATTCCCTAATCCAATGTTACCTGTTGAGGTAAAAGAAGGATTAGAAAAATATGTAGAAGAAAATAATTTAGAAAATTTACAAGATATAAGAGGAATAGCTTTTAGAAAATAA
- the pyrF gene encoding orotidine-5'-phosphate decarboxylase yields MNAKDRLIIALDFPTMDKAVELVEKLGDTASFYKVGLELFLNSKGKMVEYLAEKGKKIFLDLKFHDIPNTTAMASVFAAKENVFMFNVHASGGKKMMAKVVEEAKKINDKSLLIAVTILTSLSEEEVKETFMTEVSIKELAMNLARLTKEAGMDGVVCSPWEAKYIKEALGKEFKTVCPGVRPAWSATNDQTRIMTPKDAMLNGCDFLVVGRPITKNEDPVNATKMVIAEIEEGLKEGNLC; encoded by the coding sequence ATAAATGCAAAAGATAGATTAATAATAGCTTTAGATTTTCCTACAATGGATAAAGCAGTTGAATTAGTAGAAAAATTAGGAGATACAGCTTCTTTCTATAAAGTTGGTCTTGAATTATTTTTAAATTCTAAAGGAAAAATGGTAGAGTATTTAGCTGAAAAAGGTAAAAAAATATTTTTAGATTTAAAATTCCACGATATTCCTAATACTACAGCTATGGCTTCTGTATTTGCTGCTAAAGAAAATGTATTTATGTTTAATGTACATGCTTCAGGTGGTAAAAAAATGATGGCTAAAGTAGTTGAAGAAGCTAAAAAAATAAATGATAAATCTTTATTAATAGCTGTAACTATTCTTACAAGTTTATCAGAAGAAGAAGTAAAAGAAACATTTATGACTGAAGTAAGTATAAAAGAATTAGCTATGAATTTAGCAAGACTTACAAAAGAAGCTGGAATGGACGGAGTAGTTTGTTCTCCATGGGAAGCTAAATATATAAAAGAAGCTTTAGGAAAAGAATTTAAAACTGTATGTCCAGGAGTAAGACCAGCTTGGTCAGCTACTAACGACCAAACAAGAATAATGACTCCAAAAGATGCTATGTTAAATGGTTGTGATTTCTTAGTAGTTGGAAGACCTATAACAAAAAATGAAGACCCAGTAAATGCTACAAAAATGGTAATAGCTGAAATAGAAGAAGGATTAAAAGAGGGAAATCTATGCTAA
- a CDS encoding dihydroorotase, with product MLIKNGLVVVDGEIKFKDILIENEKIVEISDEIIKDGEEILDAKGHYIIPGIIDPHVHMRDPGLTHKEDFETGSKACAKGGVTTFFDMPNTIPNTITEEELLKKKKDAIGRSYVDYGFYFGGSKLDNSTEVEKVKDLVVATKVFMNVSTGNMLVEDEKILENIFRASKLVGVHAEGEMVQKAIELSEKTGTPVYLCHLSTKEEVEMVREGKKKGLKIYGEVTPHHLFLNEKDVLKNSLLRMKPELKTKEDNEALWEGIIDGTIDTIGTDHAPHRLEEKLEKLTFGIPGVEHSLEMMLKGVAGGRITLNDLTKIMSENTAKIFGIKNKGKLEIGYDADLVIINLETTERIKKEEVVSKCGWTPYDGFLKGGEVLTTIVRGNVVYNNKKFINKKIGKEVM from the coding sequence ATGCTAATAAAAAATGGATTAGTAGTTGTTGATGGAGAAATAAAATTTAAAGATATATTAATAGAAAATGAAAAAATTGTTGAAATTTCTGATGAAATTATAAAAGATGGAGAAGAAATTTTAGATGCAAAAGGTCATTATATAATCCCAGGAATAATAGATCCTCATGTACATATGAGAGACCCAGGACTTACTCATAAAGAAGATTTTGAAACAGGAAGTAAAGCTTGTGCTAAAGGTGGAGTTACAACTTTCTTTGATATGCCAAATACAATTCCTAATACAATAACAGAAGAAGAACTTTTGAAAAAGAAAAAAGATGCTATTGGAAGAAGTTATGTTGATTATGGATTTTATTTTGGTGGAAGTAAACTAGATAATAGTACAGAAGTAGAAAAAGTTAAAGATTTAGTGGTAGCTACAAAAGTTTTTATGAATGTTTCAACAGGAAATATGTTAGTAGAGGATGAAAAAATATTAGAAAATATTTTTAGAGCTTCTAAATTAGTGGGAGTACACGCAGAAGGTGAAATGGTACAAAAAGCTATAGAACTTTCTGAAAAAACAGGAACTCCTGTATATCTTTGTCATTTATCTACAAAAGAAGAAGTAGAAATGGTAAGAGAAGGAAAGAAAAAAGGATTAAAAATATATGGAGAAGTTACACCACACCATTTATTTTTAAATGAAAAAGATGTTTTAAAAAATTCTCTTTTAAGAATGAAACCTGAATTAAAAACAAAAGAAGACAATGAGGCTTTATGGGAAGGAATAATAGATGGAACTATTGATACAATAGGAACAGACCATGCTCCTCATAGATTAGAAGAAAAATTAGAAAAATTAACTTTTGGAATACCAGGAGTTGAGCATTCTTTAGAAATGATGTTAAAAGGTGTAGCTGGTGGAAGAATTACTTTAAATGATTTAACTAAAATAATGAGTGAAAATACTGCAAAAATATTTGGTATAAAAAATAAAGGAAAATTAGAAATTGGATATGATGCAGATTTAGTAATTATTAATTTAGAAACAACAGAAAGAATAAAAAAAGAAGAAGTTGTATCTAAATGTGGATGGACACCTTATGATGGATTCTTAAAAGGTGGAGAAGTTCTTACTACAATTGTAAGAGGAAATGTAGTGTATAATAATAAAAAATTTATTAATAAAAAAATTGGTAAGGAAGTGATGTAA
- the pyrE gene encoding orotate phosphoribosyltransferase — MDRARGVAHSLLSVGAVKLNVGQPFTFVSGIKSPIYCDNRKMIGYPEERKVVVDGFIEVLKEKEFDVIAGTATAGIPWAAFIAERLNVPMAYIRSEKKDHGAGRQIEGADFEGKKVIVIEDLISTGGSSIKAVQAAKEAGATEVEVVAIFSYQFTKAEENFANAGVKLTNISDFTTLIGLATEQKYLTEEEKEIALKWNKSPNTWGV, encoded by the coding sequence ATGGATAGAGCAAGAGGAGTAGCACATTCATTATTATCTGTAGGAGCTGTAAAATTAAATGTAGGACAACCATTTACATTTGTATCTGGAATAAAAAGTCCAATATATTGTGACAATAGAAAAATGATAGGTTATCCAGAAGAAAGAAAAGTTGTAGTTGATGGATTTATAGAAGTTTTAAAAGAAAAAGAATTTGATGTAATAGCTGGTACAGCAACAGCTGGAATTCCTTGGGCTGCTTTTATAGCTGAAAGATTAAATGTTCCAATGGCATATATTCGTTCTGAGAAAAAAGACCACGGAGCTGGAAGACAAATTGAAGGAGCAGACTTTGAAGGAAAAAAAGTAATCGTTATAGAAGACTTAATTTCTACAGGAGGAAGCTCTATAAAAGCTGTTCAAGCTGCTAAAGAAGCTGGAGCTACAGAAGTTGAAGTTGTAGCAATATTCTCATATCAATTTACAAAAGCTGAAGAAAACTTTGCTAATGCTGGAGTAAAATTAACAAACATATCAGATTTTACAACTTTAATAGGATTAGCAACAGAACAAAAATACTTAACAGAAGAAGAAAAAGAAATAGCTTTAAAATGGAATAAATCACCTAATACTTGGGGTGTATAA
- a CDS encoding YdcF family protein, whose protein sequence is MFYIVKIVSLLIFSPLIFILGFIIFGILFLKNKKIKLGIFSFLLGTVLYLFSCDFFISKPIIYLEKQNVNLEYKIEDMDSYILLCGGIRSNTLMGIIPGQEAVERIITVAKLYNKNPKPIYITGGKVLEKAVSESSIYKKELIDLGIPEKDIILEEDSRNTKENGIYTKKLMKKMNIKEEYL, encoded by the coding sequence ATGTTTTATATTGTTAAAATAGTATCACTTTTAATATTTTCACCTTTAATATTTATTTTAGGATTTATAATATTTGGAATTTTATTTTTAAAAAATAAAAAAATAAAATTAGGAATATTTTCTTTTTTATTGGGAACTGTTTTATATTTATTTTCTTGTGATTTCTTCATATCTAAACCTATAATTTATCTTGAAAAACAAAATGTAAATTTGGAATATAAAATTGAAGATATGGATAGTTATATACTTCTTTGTGGTGGAATAAGAAGTAATACTTTAATGGGAATAATACCAGGACAAGAAGCAGTAGAAAGAATTATTACAGTAGCTAAACTTTATAACAAAAATCCTAAACCAATATATATTACAGGTGGGAAAGTATTAGAAAAAGCAGTGAGTGAAAGTTCTATATATAAAAAAGAATTAATTGATTTAGGAATACCAGAAAAGGATATTATATTAGAAGAAGATAGCAGAAATACTAAAGAAAATGGAATTTATACTAAAAAACTTATGAAAAAAATGAACATAAAAGAGGAATACTTGTAA
- a CDS encoding GNAT family N-acetyltransferase, giving the protein MIREFRKIDLDEIMQIWLETNIKTHNFISKKYWENNYSLVKEIIPKSKVYVFEENNKIKGFLGIVEENYIAGIFVKEEFQNQGIEKKLIDFIKSKKENLFLNVYDKNIRAKKFYFSNDFKILKEIKDNEFKEKEFLLEWKK; this is encoded by the coding sequence ATGATAAGAGAATTTAGAAAAATTGACTTAGATGAGATTATGCAAATTTGGTTAGAAACAAATATAAAAACACATAATTTTATAAGTAAAAAATATTGGGAAAATAATTATTCTTTAGTGAAAGAAATAATTCCTAAGAGCAAAGTATATGTTTTTGAAGAAAATAATAAAATAAAGGGATTTCTTGGAATAGTTGAAGAGAATTATATTGCTGGAATTTTTGTAAAAGAGGAATTTCAAAATCAAGGAATAGAAAAAAAATTAATTGATTTTATAAAAAGTAAAAAAGAAAATTTGTTTTTAAATGTTTATGACAAAAATATTAGAGCTAAGAAATTTTATTTTTCTAATGATTTTAAAATATTGAAAGAGATAAAAGATAATGAATTTAAAGAAAAAGAATTTTTATTAGAATGGAAAAAATAA
- a CDS encoding bifunctional dihydroorotate dehydrogenase B NAD binding subunit/NADPH-dependent glutamate synthase: MYKILKKEWLSEKICLMNIEAKDLALAAKPGQFLIVKKDEFGERIPLTICDYDRKNGTVTIVFFVLGKSTKDIGTLDEGDFFQDVVGPLGVESEFLHENLENLKNKKVLFVAGGVGTAPVYPQVKWFHENGLKADVIIGAKTKNLLILEKEMKAVAENLYITTDDGSYGYHGLVTDVIDDLIKNQGKKYDCVVAIGPMIMMKFVCLKTKEYNIKTTVSLNPLMVDGTGMCGACRVRIGDKIKFACVDGPEFDGHLVDFDEAMRRQMMYKTEEGRALLKENDGDTHSAKDCPIDNHEEEYTSLENLPKNKRVPVREQNPIIRATNFKEVTFGYTLEEAQKEASRCLNCKNPLCMQGCPVSIDIPAFIQEIKKGNIDEAGKILMKYTSLPAVCGRVCPQETQCEGKCILGIKGEAVAIGKLEKFVGDYLLKNSFEIQISKKNNHKVAVIGSGPAGLTVAGDLAKMGYDVTIFEALHKTGGVLTYGIPEFRLPKDEVVQKEIDNIKKLGVTFKTNEIIGKTKLIDKLLDEEGFEAVFIGSGAGLPKFMNIPGENLNGVLSANEFLTRVNLMKGYLDEYETPIKVGKKVAVIGGGNVAMDAVRTAKRLGAEAHIVYRRSEKDFPARLEEVHHAKEEGIIIDALTLPKEILGNEKGEVIGMRCIKTTLGEKDSSGRASFIELENSDFIMDVDTVIMALGTSPNPLISSTTKNLDINKWKCIVADDNGQTSREGVFAGGDAVSGAATVILAMGAGKKAAKAIDEYIKFKNN, encoded by the coding sequence ATGTATAAAATATTAAAAAAAGAGTGGCTTAGTGAAAAAATTTGTCTTATGAATATAGAAGCTAAAGATTTAGCCTTAGCAGCTAAACCAGGGCAGTTTTTAATTGTTAAAAAAGATGAGTTTGGAGAAAGAATTCCTCTTACTATATGTGACTACGATAGAAAAAATGGAACTGTCACTATTGTATTTTTTGTTTTAGGAAAAAGCACAAAAGATATTGGAACTTTAGATGAAGGAGATTTCTTCCAAGATGTAGTTGGACCATTAGGAGTAGAAAGTGAATTTCTTCATGAGAATTTAGAAAATTTAAAAAATAAAAAAGTTCTTTTTGTAGCTGGCGGAGTTGGAACTGCTCCTGTTTATCCTCAAGTTAAATGGTTCCATGAAAATGGACTTAAAGCTGATGTTATAATTGGAGCAAAAACTAAAAATCTTTTAATTCTTGAAAAAGAAATGAAAGCTGTAGCAGAAAATCTTTATATTACTACTGATGATGGAAGTTATGGATATCATGGTTTAGTAACTGATGTTATTGATGATTTAATAAAAAATCAGGGTAAAAAATATGATTGTGTTGTTGCTATTGGTCCTATGATTATGATGAAGTTTGTTTGTTTAAAAACAAAAGAATATAATATAAAAACTACTGTAAGTCTTAATCCTCTAATGGTTGACGGAACAGGAATGTGTGGAGCTTGTCGTGTAAGAATTGGAGATAAAATAAAGTTTGCTTGTGTAGATGGACCTGAATTTGATGGACATTTAGTTGATTTTGATGAAGCAATGAGAAGACAAATGATGTATAAAACAGAAGAAGGAAGAGCTTTACTTAAAGAAAATGATGGAGATACTCATTCAGCTAAAGATTGTCCAATTGATAATCATGAAGAAGAGTATACTTCTCTTGAAAATCTTCCAAAAAATAAAAGAGTTCCCGTAAGAGAACAAAATCCTATAATAAGGGCTACAAATTTTAAAGAAGTTACTTTTGGGTACACTTTAGAAGAGGCTCAAAAAGAAGCTAGTAGATGTTTAAATTGTAAAAATCCTCTTTGTATGCAAGGATGTCCTGTTAGTATAGATATTCCTGCTTTTATTCAAGAGATTAAAAAAGGAAATATTGATGAAGCTGGAAAAATTTTAATGAAATATACCTCTCTTCCTGCTGTTTGTGGTAGAGTTTGTCCTCAGGAAACTCAATGTGAAGGAAAATGTATTTTAGGTATAAAAGGTGAAGCTGTAGCTATTGGAAAACTTGAAAAATTTGTTGGAGATTACTTATTAAAAAATAGTTTTGAAATTCAAATTTCTAAAAAAAATAACCATAAAGTAGCTGTTATTGGAAGTGGTCCAGCTGGACTTACTGTAGCTGGAGATTTAGCAAAAATGGGATATGATGTAACTATTTTTGAAGCTTTGCATAAAACTGGAGGAGTTTTAACTTATGGTATCCCAGAATTTAGATTACCTAAAGATGAAGTTGTTCAAAAAGAAATAGATAATATCAAAAAATTAGGTGTTACTTTTAAAACAAATGAAATTATAGGAAAAACTAAACTTATTGATAAATTATTAGATGAAGAGGGATTTGAAGCTGTATTTATTGGAAGTGGAGCTGGACTTCCTAAATTTATGAATATTCCTGGAGAAAATTTAAATGGTGTTCTTTCAGCCAATGAATTTTTAACAAGAGTAAATCTTATGAAAGGATATCTTGATGAATATGAAACTCCTATTAAAGTAGGAAAAAAAGTTGCTGTTATTGGTGGAGGAAATGTAGCTATGGACGCCGTTAGAACAGCCAAAAGATTAGGAGCTGAAGCTCATATTGTTTATAGAAGAAGTGAAAAAGATTTTCCAGCTAGATTAGAAGAAGTACATCATGCCAAAGAAGAGGGAATTATAATTGATGCTCTTACTCTTCCAAAAGAAATTTTAGGAAATGAAAAAGGAGAAGTCATTGGTATGAGATGTATCAAAACTACTCTTGGTGAAAAAGATTCATCAGGTAGAGCTTCTTTTATTGAGTTAGAAAATTCTGATTTTATAATGGATGTTGATACTGTTATAATGGCTCTTGGAACTTCTCCTAATCCATTAATCTCATCTACTACAAAAAATCTTGATATTAATAAATGGAAATGTATTGTAGCTGATGATAATGGACAAACTAGTAGAGAAGGAGTATTTGCTGGTGGAGATGCTGTATCTGGAGCTGCTACTGTAATTCTTGCTATGGGAGCTGGAAAAAAAGCTGCCAAAGCTATTGATGAATATATAAAATTTAAAAATAATTAA
- a CDS encoding LysR family transcriptional regulator has product MTLKDMEYVFYIAQFKNFSKAAEHLFISQSALSQSINKLEDELGLQLFRRTSKGVSLTYAGEFFLKESEKIISEVKILKEKLEGLSSCKKRTLGIGVFQFYGRYFLPKIIPEFRKLFPDVQIKIIEDSPYNLEKILLEDEVDLVISAFVDFNPKLIYKKIVTEDILLAVPKTNPITSNIKDEFIDLSSFKDENFILLMKGIKARKNIDKICESLNFNLNCILETKDFETVNSLVSKNLGVGFVPGSVEKLEGVVYYKIRNSYSQREFFIAYKKNTQKPYIISEFTKLALLSINKENKQI; this is encoded by the coding sequence ATGACTTTAAAAGATATGGAATATGTTTTTTATATAGCACAATTTAAAAATTTTTCTAAAGCAGCAGAACATCTTTTTATTAGTCAATCAGCATTAAGTCAATCCATTAATAAACTAGAAGATGAATTAGGACTTCAACTTTTTAGAAGAACTAGTAAAGGAGTCTCCCTTACATATGCTGGAGAATTTTTTTTAAAAGAAAGTGAAAAAATCATATCAGAGGTCAAAATTTTAAAAGAAAAATTAGAAGGCTTATCCAGTTGTAAAAAAAGAACTTTAGGTATAGGAGTTTTTCAGTTTTATGGAAGATATTTTTTACCAAAAATTATTCCTGAATTTAGAAAACTATTTCCAGATGTTCAAATAAAAATAATAGAAGATTCTCCTTATAATCTTGAGAAAATATTATTAGAAGATGAAGTTGATTTAGTAATATCTGCTTTTGTGGATTTTAATCCAAAACTTATTTATAAAAAGATTGTTACTGAAGATATTTTATTAGCAGTTCCTAAAACAAATCCTATTACATCAAATATAAAAGATGAATTTATAGACTTATCTTCTTTTAAAGATGAAAACTTTATCTTACTTATGAAAGGAATAAAAGCTAGAAAAAATATAGATAAAATTTGTGAATCTTTAAATTTTAATCTAAATTGTATTTTAGAAACAAAAGATTTTGAAACTGTAAACTCATTAGTTTCTAAAAATTTAGGTGTTGGCTTTGTTCCTGGTTCTGTAGAAAAATTAGAAGGAGTTGTATATTATAAAATAAGAAATTCTTATAGCCAAAGAGAATTTTTTATTGCTTACAAAAAAAATACTCAGAAACCTTATATTATTTCTGAATTTACAAAATTAGCTTTATTATCTATAAATAAAGAAAATAAACAAATTTAA
- a CDS encoding iron-containing alcohol dehydrogenase, giving the protein MMNFNYYTPTKVIFGKNEENNVGKFVSDFGGKKVLIHYGGGSAVRSGLIDKVKKSLEESGIEYVELGGVKPNPRLSLIYEGIKLSKENGVDFILAVGGGSVIDSAKGIGYGISNPEIKDVWDLYLGKEKANTCAPIGVVLTIAAAGSEMSGGSVVTNEDGQVKRSYNTDYSRPKFAIMNPEITYTLPEYQISSGSVDIMMHILERYFTPEPNLEVTDEISEGILRTMIKNSRLSLENPKNYDARAEIMWCGSLAHNGLTGCGGIGDWASHQLEHELSGVYDVAHGAGLAAVWGSWARYVYKENPNKFARLGEKVFGIEKIENVDNMAIKTIEAMENFFRSIKMPISIKELLDREITNEEVLILAEKCSNNGQRTIGSFKKLDKEDMKNIYLMAR; this is encoded by the coding sequence ATGATGAATTTTAATTATTACACACCAACTAAAGTTATTTTTGGAAAAAATGAAGAAAATAATGTAGGAAAATTTGTTTCAGATTTTGGAGGAAAAAAAGTTTTAATTCACTATGGGGGAGGAAGTGCTGTTAGAAGTGGATTAATAGATAAAGTAAAGAAATCTTTAGAAGAATCAGGAATAGAATATGTTGAATTAGGAGGAGTAAAACCAAATCCAAGATTATCATTAATATATGAAGGAATAAAATTGTCAAAAGAAAATGGAGTAGATTTTATATTAGCAGTTGGAGGAGGAAGTGTAATTGACTCTGCCAAAGGTATAGGATATGGAATATCTAATCCTGAAATAAAAGATGTATGGGATTTATATCTAGGAAAAGAAAAGGCTAATACTTGTGCTCCTATTGGAGTTGTTTTAACAATAGCAGCTGCTGGAAGTGAAATGAGTGGAGGAAGTGTTGTAACAAATGAAGATGGACAAGTAAAAAGGTCATATAATACAGACTATTCAAGACCTAAATTTGCTATAATGAATCCAGAAATTACTTATACATTACCAGAATATCAAATTTCAAGTGGCTCAGTAGATATAATGATGCATATTCTAGAAAGATATTTTACTCCAGAACCAAACTTAGAAGTTACTGATGAAATTTCTGAAGGAATTTTAAGAACAATGATAAAAAATTCAAGACTTTCATTAGAAAATCCTAAAAATTATGATGCTAGAGCTGAAATAATGTGGTGTGGTTCATTGGCTCATAATGGACTTACAGGTTGTGGTGGAATTGGTGATTGGGCAAGTCATCAATTAGAACATGAGTTAAGTGGAGTTTATGATGTGGCTCACGGAGCTGGATTAGCAGCTGTTTGGGGTTCATGGGCTAGATATGTTTATAAAGAAAATCCTAATAAATTTGCAAGACTTGGAGAAAAAGTTTTTGGAATAGAGAAAATTGAAAATGTTGATAATATGGCTATAAAAACTATAGAAGCTATGGAAAATTTCTTTAGAAGTATAAAAATGCCGATTTCAATAAAAGAATTATTGGATAGAGAAATAACAAATGAAGAGGTTTTAATCTTAGCTGAAAAATGTAGTAATAATGGTCAAAGAACAATAGGAAGTTTTAAAAAATTAGATAAAGAAGATATGAAAAATATTTATTTAATGGCTAGATAA
- the lgt gene encoding prolipoprotein diacylglyceryl transferase: MNPIFLTIGKIKITYYGLMYAISFLLGIELGKRAAKEKGFNPELIENYAFVAMISGLLGGRIYYVLFNLDYYLQYPEDIVAVWKGGMAIHGGIIGGIIGTCIYGYIKKINPLQLGDFAAGPLLLGQGIGRIGNLMNGEIYGVPTFTPLKYIFSLKPNFYEWFNQYNSLSIFEKAQFQEKVPWGLVFPLSSPAGQEFPNLPLHPAMLYELVLNFLGFIFIWFFLRKKDYPVGVVWCSYIIIYSIIRIFVSFFRAEDLMLLGFRAPHVVSLIMIIIASIFIVFLNKNNQSLKK, from the coding sequence ATGAATCCAATATTTTTAACAATAGGAAAAATAAAAATAACTTATTATGGACTTATGTATGCTATATCTTTTTTATTAGGAATTGAATTAGGAAAAAGAGCAGCGAAAGAAAAAGGATTTAATCCAGAACTTATAGAAAATTATGCTTTTGTAGCTATGATTTCAGGATTACTTGGTGGAAGAATTTATTATGTACTTTTTAATTTAGATTATTATTTACAATATCCAGAAGATATAGTAGCTGTTTGGAAAGGTGGAATGGCTATTCATGGTGGAATAATAGGTGGAATAATAGGAACTTGTATATATGGATATATAAAAAAAATAAATCCTTTACAATTAGGAGATTTTGCAGCAGGACCATTATTATTAGGACAAGGAATTGGAAGGATAGGAAATCTTATGAATGGAGAAATTTATGGGGTACCTACTTTTACTCCATTAAAATATATTTTTTCTTTAAAACCTAATTTTTATGAATGGTTTAATCAATATAATAGTTTATCAATTTTTGAAAAAGCACAATTTCAAGAAAAAGTTCCATGGGGATTAGTTTTTCCTCTTTCAAGTCCCGCTGGACAAGAATTTCCAAATTTACCATTACATCCAGCAATGTTGTATGAACTTGTTCTTAATTTTTTAGGCTTTATATTTATATGGTTTTTCTTAAGAAAAAAAGACTATCCTGTTGGAGTAGTTTGGTGTTCGTATATTATAATTTATAGTATTATAAGAATATTTGTAAGTTTCTTTAGAGCAGAAGATTTAATGCTTTTAGGTTTTAGAGCTCCTCATGTAGTAAGTTTAATAATGATAATAATAGCAAGTATTTTTATTGTTTTTTTAAACAAAAATAACCAAAGTTTAAAAAAATAA